In a single window of the Actinomycetes bacterium genome:
- a CDS encoding Ig-like domain-containing protein, with translation MGSAGTVQAVPRRRHAAARIALAVLVPVLLAACTSANGTTGADGHVAGSRTSASPSQKPVSKVTLSVTPAPDTHGVQPTAQVVVRADNGRVQTVVLRSMTGQTVPGSVGADGAWRSQAGLLPYATTFTVTARGVDSDGVGRSVSTSFTTVKPGHRLVTSVSPIGGTVVGVGIPIIVRLSAPVSDRAAVERRLVVTASRPVVGAWSWVSDSEVHWRPKTYWPADTDVKLSIDLDGVHAGKDTWGDEKRVVAFHIGSAMVSTVDVARHTLTVTRDGQVLRVIPVTTGKAGFITRDGIKVILDKEPSRVMDASSINIPKNSPNYYRLTVYWAMRVTWSGEFLHAAPWSQAEQGFANVSHGCTGMSLANAKWLYGISKVGDVVRFINSPRHLEPGNGWTDWNVPWSTWLKGDALRTA, from the coding sequence ATGGGCAGCGCAGGGACGGTCCAGGCCGTGCCGCGGCGCCGCCATGCGGCGGCACGGATCGCCCTGGCCGTCCTCGTGCCTGTCCTGCTGGCTGCGTGCACCTCGGCCAACGGCACGACCGGGGCCGACGGGCACGTCGCCGGCTCGCGCACCTCGGCGTCCCCCAGCCAGAAGCCGGTCTCCAAGGTGACCCTGAGCGTGACGCCGGCGCCGGACACCCACGGCGTGCAGCCGACCGCCCAGGTGGTCGTCCGGGCGGACAACGGCCGGGTGCAGACGGTGGTGCTGCGCTCGATGACCGGCCAGACCGTGCCGGGCAGCGTCGGCGCCGACGGTGCGTGGCGCTCGCAGGCCGGGCTGCTGCCCTACGCCACGACGTTCACCGTCACGGCCCGCGGGGTGGACTCCGACGGGGTGGGTCGGTCGGTGTCGACGAGCTTCACCACGGTCAAGCCGGGCCATCGCCTGGTGACCAGCGTCTCGCCCATCGGCGGGACGGTCGTCGGCGTGGGCATCCCGATCATCGTCCGGCTCAGCGCGCCGGTGTCGGACCGCGCCGCCGTCGAGCGCCGCCTCGTCGTCACCGCGTCGCGTCCGGTCGTCGGGGCCTGGAGCTGGGTCTCCGACTCCGAGGTCCACTGGCGGCCGAAGACGTACTGGCCGGCCGACACCGACGTGAAGCTGTCGATCGACCTCGACGGGGTGCACGCGGGCAAGGACACCTGGGGGGACGAGAAGCGTGTCGTCGCCTTCCACATCGGGTCCGCGATGGTCAGCACGGTCGACGTGGCCAGGCACACCCTGACCGTGACCCGCGACGGACAGGTCCTGCGCGTGATCCCGGTGACCACCGGGAAGGCCGGGTTCATCACCCGCGATGGGATCAAGGTCATCCTGGACAAGGAACCCAGCCGCGTCATGGACGCGTCGTCGATCAACATCCCCAAGAACTCACCGAACTACTACCGGCTGACCGTGTACTGGGCGATGCGGGTGACCTGGTCGGGTGAGTTCCTGCACGCCGCGCCCTGGTCCCAGGCCGAACAGGGGTTCGCCAACGTGTCCCACGGCTGCACGGGCATGTCGCTGGCGAACGCCAAGTGGCTCTACGGCATCTCGAAGGTCGGGGACGTGGTCAGGTTCATCAACTCCCCGCGCCACCTCGAGCCGGGCAACGGCTGGACCGACTGGAACGTCCCGTGGTCCACCTGGCTCAAGGGCGACGCCCTGCGCACGGCCTAG
- the ctaD gene encoding cytochrome c oxidase subunit I, producing MTLLEEPRRLAPEPEPTPVRREPRGRIVVRWITTTDHKTIGFLYLITSFVFFLFGGILALMMRAELARPGLQFFSEEQYNQLFTMHGSIMLLLFATPLFVGFANCIVPLQIGSPDVAFPRLNMLSYWLFLFGGLIVCSGFITPGGAASFGWFLYTPLSSDQFSPGAGSDLWIMGFALTGLGTILGGVNFITTILCMRAPGMTMFRMPIFTWNILVTSLLVLLAFPILAAALLVLEIDRRFGAQVFTAANGGPILWQHLFWFFGHPEVYIIALPFFGIVSEIIPVFSRKPIFGYKGLIFATIAIAALSVAVWAHHMYVTGAVLLPFFAFMTMLIAVPTGVKFFNWIGTMWRGSLSFDTPLLWVLGFLVTFLFGGLTGIILSSPPLDFEVSDSYFVVAHFHYVVFGTVVFAMFGGFYYWWPKFTGKMLDERLGKIHFWLLFIGFHTTFFVQHWLGVMGMPRRYADYLASDHWTTLNTVSTIGSFVLGASTLPFLWNVYTTWKYAPHVEVDDPWGWGRSLEWATSCPPPRHNFHSLPRIRSESPAFDLHHPELAPAAASGANLLAQVQPEPDVVASAGEAER from the coding sequence GTGACGCTGCTCGAAGAGCCTCGGCGCCTCGCCCCCGAGCCGGAGCCGACGCCGGTCCGGCGCGAGCCACGCGGGCGCATCGTCGTGCGCTGGATCACGACGACCGACCACAAGACCATCGGGTTCCTCTACCTGATCACCTCGTTCGTCTTCTTCCTCTTCGGCGGGATCCTCGCGCTGATGATGCGCGCGGAGCTCGCCCGGCCGGGGCTGCAGTTCTTCAGCGAGGAGCAGTACAACCAGCTGTTCACCATGCACGGCTCGATCATGCTGCTGCTCTTCGCGACGCCGCTGTTCGTGGGTTTCGCCAACTGCATCGTCCCGCTGCAGATCGGGTCGCCCGACGTGGCGTTCCCGCGCCTGAACATGCTCAGCTACTGGCTCTTCCTGTTCGGCGGGCTGATCGTGTGCTCCGGGTTCATCACCCCGGGCGGCGCCGCCAGCTTCGGCTGGTTCCTCTACACACCGCTCAGCAGCGACCAGTTCAGTCCGGGCGCCGGGTCGGACCTGTGGATCATGGGCTTCGCCCTCACCGGTCTGGGCACGATCCTGGGTGGCGTCAACTTCATCACCACGATCCTTTGCATGCGAGCGCCGGGCATGACGATGTTCCGGATGCCGATCTTCACCTGGAACATCCTGGTGACCTCGCTGCTGGTGCTGCTGGCGTTCCCGATCCTCGCCGCCGCCCTGCTGGTGCTCGAGATCGACCGTAGGTTCGGAGCACAGGTCTTCACCGCGGCCAACGGCGGCCCGATCCTGTGGCAGCACCTGTTCTGGTTCTTCGGCCATCCCGAGGTCTACATCATCGCGCTGCCGTTCTTCGGCATCGTGAGCGAGATCATCCCGGTCTTCTCCCGCAAGCCGATCTTCGGCTACAAGGGGCTGATCTTCGCGACTATCGCGATCGCGGCGCTGTCAGTGGCCGTCTGGGCCCACCACATGTACGTCACCGGGGCGGTGCTGCTGCCGTTCTTCGCCTTCATGACGATGCTCATCGCGGTGCCCACGGGTGTGAAGTTCTTCAACTGGATCGGCACGATGTGGCGAGGCTCGCTGTCCTTCGACACCCCGCTGCTGTGGGTGCTGGGCTTCCTGGTGACCTTCCTCTTCGGCGGACTCACCGGGATCATCCTCAGCTCCCCGCCGCTGGACTTCGAGGTCAGCGACAGCTACTTCGTGGTGGCCCACTTCCACTACGTCGTGTTCGGCACCGTCGTCTTCGCGATGTTCGGCGGCTTCTACTACTGGTGGCCGAAGTTCACCGGGAAGATGCTGGACGAGCGGCTCGGCAAGATCCACTTCTGGCTGCTCTTCATCGGGTTCCACACCACCTTCTTCGTCCAGCACTGGCTCGGCGTCATGGGGATGCCACGTCGCTACGCCGACTACCTCGCCAGCGACCACTGGACCACGCTCAACACGGTGTCCACGATCGGCTCGTTCGTCCTCGGCGCCTCCACCCTGCCGTTCCTGTGGAACGTGTACACGACGTGGAAGTACGCGCCGCACGTCGAGGTGGACGACCCGTGGGGCTGGGGTCGCTCGCTCGAGTGGGCCACCTCGTGCCCGCCGCCTCGGCACAACTTCCACAGCCTGCCGCGCATCCGCTCGGAGTCCCCGGCCTTCGACCTCCACCACCCTGAGCTCGCGCCGGCGGCGGCCAGCGGTGCCAACCTGCTCGCCCAGGTCCAGCCCGAGCCGGACGTCGTCGCGTCGGCGGGGGAGGCGGAGCGATGA
- the aat gene encoding leucyl/phenylalanyl-tRNA--protein transferase codes for MNDDDLVGVGLDLRPATLLKAYRVGLFPMRLSGRTGQLGWWSPDPRGILPLDRLRVSRSLRQSARRYTVTLDRDFTAVIAACADPARPDAWIGEDFVAAYTRLHRMGRAHSVETWLDGRLVGGLYGVCVGGLFAGESMFHRATDASKVALVRLVEVLTSDGVPGRLLDCQWTTPHLVSLGARDVARAEYLELLAAALELPEPPEFRHP; via the coding sequence ATGAACGACGACGACCTCGTGGGGGTCGGCCTCGACCTCCGGCCGGCCACCCTGCTGAAGGCCTATCGGGTGGGGCTGTTCCCGATGCGGCTGAGCGGGCGTACCGGCCAGCTCGGGTGGTGGTCCCCCGACCCGCGCGGGATCCTCCCGCTGGACCGGCTGCGGGTCTCCCGGTCCCTGCGCCAGTCCGCTCGTCGCTACACCGTGACGCTCGACCGCGACTTCACGGCCGTCATCGCCGCGTGCGCCGATCCCGCGCGTCCGGACGCCTGGATCGGCGAGGACTTCGTCGCGGCCTACACGCGACTGCACCGGATGGGCCGCGCGCACTCGGTGGAGACCTGGCTCGACGGCCGGCTCGTCGGGGGGCTGTACGGCGTGTGCGTCGGCGGCCTGTTCGCCGGGGAGTCGATGTTCCACCGCGCCACCGACGCCTCGAAGGTGGCCCTCGTCCGGCTGGTCGAGGTGCTGACGTCCGACGGCGTGCCCGGGCGGCTGCTGGACTGCCAGTGGACCACGCCCCACCTGGTCTCCCTCGGCGCGCGCGACGTCGCGCGCGCCGAGTACCTGGAGCTGCTCGCGGCGGCCCTGGAGCTGCCCGAGCCCCCGGAGTTCAGGCACCCCTGA
- the coxB gene encoding cytochrome c oxidase subunit II, whose protein sequence is MTTPAHRAKRLARLGVLCLAAVSLSGCDLKRVARLGMPTSATTQGDRIVHLWQGAWLAATVVGLIVVGLIIWAVIAYRRRGEAVPAQTRYNVPIEILYTAVPLVVIAVLFFFTARDEAKLTAVTDHPDLRVNVVGYRWSWTFNYLDSDTFDVGSPAQLPTLWLPVNQTVQFELTSPDVIHDFWVVEFIEKRDIIPGRINTYDLTPTRIGTYRGECAELCGTYHSRMLFQVKVVSKADFDAHIALLKSLGQNGQINGKVLTNVTGKQGRTRIGG, encoded by the coding sequence GTGACGACCCCTGCCCATCGCGCCAAACGGCTCGCCAGGCTGGGCGTGCTCTGCCTCGCGGCGGTGTCGCTGAGCGGCTGCGATCTCAAGCGGGTCGCTCGGCTGGGCATGCCCACCTCGGCCACCACCCAAGGCGATCGGATCGTCCACCTGTGGCAGGGGGCGTGGCTGGCGGCGACCGTGGTCGGGCTGATCGTGGTCGGGCTCATCATCTGGGCGGTCATCGCCTACCGCCGGCGCGGCGAGGCCGTCCCTGCCCAGACCCGCTACAACGTCCCGATCGAGATCCTCTACACCGCCGTCCCGCTCGTGGTCATCGCCGTGCTCTTCTTCTTCACCGCTCGCGACGAGGCGAAGCTCACGGCGGTCACCGACCATCCGGACCTGCGGGTCAACGTCGTCGGCTACCGGTGGAGCTGGACGTTCAACTACCTGGACTCCGACACCTTCGACGTCGGTTCCCCGGCGCAGCTGCCGACACTGTGGCTGCCGGTGAACCAGACCGTGCAGTTCGAGTTGACGTCGCCCGACGTCATCCACGACTTCTGGGTCGTGGAGTTCATCGAGAAGCGCGACATCATCCCCGGGCGGATCAACACCTATGACCTCACGCCCACGCGGATCGGGACCTATCGTGGTGAGTGCGCCGAGCTCTGTGGCACCTACCACTCGCGGATGCTGTTCCAGGTCAAGGTGGTCAGCAAGGCAGACTTCGATGCCCACATCGCGCTGCTGAAGTCCCTCGGCCAGAACGGGCAGATCAACGGCAAGGTGCTGACGAACGTGACGGGCAAGCAGGGCCGCACGCGGATCGGAGGCTAG
- a CDS encoding cytochrome c oxidase subunit 4, which produces MKVEGYLFALVAVFFGIAAAAYWILSREPAGTAALVLSGGLGFIVGYYLIFTSRRIDPRPEDDLDADVADGAGDLGFFSPYSWWPLPVGASAAVLALGVVFAMWLVVLGVFMLVASAIGFVFEYYRGVHAH; this is translated from the coding sequence ATGAAGGTCGAGGGGTACCTCTTCGCGCTCGTGGCGGTGTTCTTCGGCATCGCCGCCGCGGCGTACTGGATCCTGTCGCGTGAGCCCGCGGGAACTGCCGCCTTGGTGCTCAGCGGGGGCCTCGGGTTCATCGTCGGCTACTACCTCATCTTCACCTCGCGGCGGATCGATCCGAGACCAGAGGATGACCTCGACGCGGACGTCGCCGACGGTGCGGGCGACCTCGGCTTCTTCAGCCCGTACAGCTGGTGGCCGCTGCCGGTCGGCGCCAGCGCCGCCGTGCTGGCCCTGGGCGTCGTGTTCGCGATGTGGCTCGTGGTGCTCGGGGTCTTTATGCTGGTCGCCTCGGCCATCGGGTTCGTGTTCGAGTACTACCGAGGGGTCCACGCGCACTAG
- a CDS encoding carbohydrate kinase family protein has protein sequence MRIAVTGSIATDHLMTFPGRFSDSLVADKLDKVSLSFLVEDLDIRRGGVAANIAFGMACLGLRPVLVGAVGADFADYRSWLERHGVDTESVHVSDVRHTARFVCTTDLDANQIASFYPGAMSEARDIELGPVVERVGGLDLVVIGANDPEAMLRHTQECRQRGIPFAADPSQQLARMDGPEIRELIDGAAYLFTNEYEAALTEAKTGWSAEEVLDRVGVRVTTLGKDGARVESRGEPAVVVTCPEEELKVDPTGVGDAFRAGFLAGLAWDLPAQRCAQVGSLLATYVIETVGTQEYALARARFLERIGKTYGDEAVLDIEPHVVCPRP, from the coding sequence GTGCGCATCGCCGTGACCGGCTCGATCGCCACCGACCACCTGATGACCTTCCCGGGGCGCTTCAGCGACTCCCTCGTCGCGGACAAGCTCGACAAGGTGTCGTTGTCGTTCCTGGTCGAGGACCTCGACATCCGTCGGGGCGGCGTGGCCGCCAACATCGCCTTCGGGATGGCCTGCCTGGGCCTTCGGCCCGTCCTCGTGGGCGCGGTGGGCGCCGACTTCGCCGACTACCGGTCGTGGCTGGAGCGCCACGGCGTGGACACCGAGTCGGTTCACGTGAGCGACGTCCGGCACACCGCCCGATTCGTCTGCACCACGGACCTCGACGCCAACCAGATCGCGTCGTTCTACCCGGGAGCCATGAGCGAGGCGCGGGACATCGAGCTGGGCCCGGTCGTCGAGCGCGTTGGAGGGCTGGACCTCGTCGTCATCGGGGCCAACGACCCCGAGGCGATGCTGCGGCACACCCAGGAGTGCCGCCAGCGCGGCATCCCCTTCGCCGCCGACCCCAGCCAGCAGCTGGCCCGGATGGACGGCCCGGAGATCCGCGAGCTGATCGACGGGGCGGCGTACCTGTTCACCAACGAGTACGAGGCCGCGCTGACCGAGGCGAAGACCGGCTGGTCGGCGGAGGAGGTCCTCGACCGCGTCGGCGTACGGGTCACGACCTTGGGCAAGGACGGGGCGCGCGTCGAGAGCCGTGGCGAGCCGGCGGTCGTCGTCACCTGCCCCGAGGAGGAGCTCAAGGTCGACCCGACCGGAGTGGGTGACGCCTTCCGCGCCGGCTTCCTGGCCGGCCTGGCGTGGGACCTGCCGGCGCAGCGCTGCGCCCAGGTCGGCTCCCTGCTGGCGACCTACGTGATCGAGACGGTGGGGACCCAGGAGTACGCGCTCGCGCGGGCGCGCTTCCTCGAGCGCATCGGCAAGACCTACGGCGACGAGGCGGTCCTCGACATCGAGCCGCACGTCGTGTGCCCCCGCCCTTGA
- a CDS encoding aminotransferase class V-fold PLP-dependent enzyme, which translates to MLPDPPRGYLDAAATEPLHPAAREALRAASELAWADPGRRYSSARHARQVLETSRETVAGVLGCRPEEVVFTSSGTTAVHAAVLGAVEGGRRTGDRVVASAVEHSAVLHAAEHHAARGGSVAIVPVDATGRVDPTAWAAEVSGPGTVLACLQAANHEVGTRQPVAEAWAACRAAGVALLVDAAQVVGRAERLPSTWSLLAASSAKWGGPPGVGVLAVRTGTRWRSPLPTDDREGGRAPGRPAVPAIAAAAAALEAVAGPQALEEARAEDARLFTLVAMVRERVPADVPDVQVVGDAEDRLPHVVTFSCLYVDGESLVDELDRAGFAVSSGSACTSDTLRPSHVLVAMGAVSHGNLRISLPRGVSDADVHRFLDVLPGVVERARGRLGARR; encoded by the coding sequence GTGCTCCCGGACCCCCCTCGGGGCTACCTCGACGCCGCGGCCACCGAACCGCTGCACCCCGCCGCGCGGGAGGCGCTGCGGGCCGCGAGCGAGCTGGCCTGGGCGGACCCCGGTCGCCGTTACTCGTCGGCCCGGCACGCTCGCCAGGTCCTCGAGACCTCGAGGGAGACCGTCGCCGGCGTGCTCGGTTGTCGCCCCGAGGAGGTGGTGTTCACCTCCTCCGGTACCACCGCCGTCCATGCGGCCGTCCTGGGCGCCGTCGAGGGCGGGCGGCGTACCGGTGATCGCGTGGTCGCCAGCGCCGTCGAGCACTCGGCGGTGCTGCACGCGGCCGAGCACCACGCTGCCCGCGGCGGCTCCGTGGCCATCGTCCCCGTGGACGCGACGGGGCGCGTCGACCCGACCGCATGGGCGGCCGAGGTCAGCGGCCCTGGCACCGTGCTCGCCTGCCTGCAGGCGGCCAACCACGAGGTGGGTACGCGGCAGCCGGTGGCGGAGGCGTGGGCCGCGTGCCGAGCGGCAGGAGTGGCCCTGCTCGTCGACGCCGCGCAGGTGGTGGGTCGAGCCGAACGGCTCCCCTCGACCTGGTCGCTGCTGGCCGCGAGCAGCGCGAAGTGGGGGGGTCCGCCCGGCGTCGGCGTCCTCGCCGTCCGCACGGGGACCCGGTGGCGCAGCCCACTGCCCACGGACGACCGGGAGGGCGGCCGGGCGCCGGGACGCCCCGCCGTGCCAGCGATCGCCGCGGCAGCAGCGGCGCTGGAGGCCGTGGCCGGCCCCCAGGCGCTCGAGGAGGCGCGCGCGGAGGACGCTCGCCTGTTCACCCTCGTCGCGATGGTCCGCGAGCGGGTGCCTGCGGACGTGCCCGACGTCCAGGTCGTCGGAGACGCCGAGGACCGGCTCCCGCACGTCGTGACATTCTCCTGCCTCTACGTCGACGGGGAGTCGCTGGTCGACGAGCTCGACCGCGCCGGCTTCGCCGTGTCCTCCGGATCGGCGTGCACGTCCGACACCCTGCGCCCCTCCCACGTGCTCGTCGCGATGGGAGCGGTGTCCCACGGCAACCTTCGTATCTCGCTGCCCCGCGGCGTCAGCGACGCCGACGTGCACCGCTTCCTCGACGTCCTGCCCGGCGTGGTCGAACGGGCCCGCGGACGGCTCGGAGCCCGACGGTGA
- a CDS encoding sulfurtransferase TusA family protein has protein sequence MTTYALLLDQRGQGCPMPVITLAGRIGDVAVGEVVAVLADDPASASDIPAWCALRGHSYLGETTVDGARAHLVRREA, from the coding sequence GTGACGACCTACGCCCTCCTGCTGGACCAGCGGGGCCAGGGCTGCCCCATGCCCGTCATCACCCTCGCCGGGCGCATCGGGGACGTCGCCGTGGGCGAGGTGGTCGCCGTGCTCGCCGACGACCCGGCGAGCGCCAGCGACATCCCGGCCTGGTGCGCCCTCCGGGGCCACTCCTACCTGGGCGAGACGACCGTCGACGGGGCGCGCGCCCACCTCGTGCGCCGGGAGGCCTGA